The nucleotide sequence GTCGCAAAGCAGCAGTGCAGCGTCGGGATCTTCGGCGATTGGAGCGCAGCCGACAACTCGCCGTTCGTTGCCGCGGTGCAATAGTAGTAGCTTTCCCGAAGCGCGTAGCGGTCCGAGGCGCGTGGCGAGTTCGTCTTCGTTCAAGCCGTAGAGTTCGCGCGGCTTGCCATCGAAGGTCCTCCCGCTGACGCACAACCGAGCGGGGCAGTCGCGCCGGGAGTCCGGTCCGGGAAAGGCGTGCAGCAAGCGGTAGCTCGGTTCCGCGATGGCCCAACTGGGCACGACCACCAACGGTAGGCGCGAGTGGCTGCGGGCTGCCTCCAAGGTCGCAGCCAGCACGCGTCCGCGTGAGAGTTCGGACGCTGCGCATCCCTGCGACAAGTAGCAGGGCAACAGTAACCCCTGCGCCACGACCAGCGCCGCTGCGATGCCGGCCGTCAGGTCGCGGCGGGCCGTGGCGCCCAGGGTCGCGACGATGAGCAAGGGAAAGGCCGGCAGCAGGTAGCGCGGTCGCATGGCCGTGATCAGGCCGCCCACCCCCAACAGCAAAAGCGCTGCCAGCACTGCGGCCCCGGCCCGGCGCTGCGCGGGGGGCGTGGAGCCGCGCAGCGTGATCACAGCGACGTAGATCAGAATCAGGGCGCCCGCGCCGACCCCGAAACCCGCGCCGACCAAGTCGAGTCCCTCCATCAACGACGGCAGGAATCCCTCGGGACTGCGCGGCGGGCCTCCCACGCCGCGCAGCGTCGTGGACCAGGCGAAGGGCACGAACAGAGCTCCCACGGCGAGCACGCCACCCACAGTCGTGGTGATGCGAATGCGCTCTGCGCGCGTCGTACGGCGATCGGCGAAGGCCATCAGCGCTTCGGCGCAGAGCGGCCCCAGCGTCACGTACTCGGTGAATAGGCAGCCGATGCCAGCGACGAGGTAGAGCAGCCACGACCGAGTCGTTCCCAGACGCAGCGCGCGCGACAGAGCGAGGTGCGCAGCCAGCAGACACGCGGCGGCCAGGGCGTATCCACGTGCCAACTGTGACGCGTGCAGCATGGCGGGCGCGATGGCGCAGAGCGCCCCGCCTGCGAGCGCGCGGATTCGTCCGCGTGGGAAGAGTGCCAGGTACACCCACGCCACGGTCAGCACGCCCGCAAGGGTGCTGACGCCGCGCGCGTCCCCGATCAGCGCACGTGCCGCAAAGGCCGCGCTCAGCAGCAGCCCTGCCAGGGGGGGATGAAGGCGCGCATCGTCGTCGCGCGCCCAGCTATCCAGGTCGAAGAGCCCGAGGCTCGCCGGCTCGTCGTTGTCGAGTACGCGCGACTCCAGGTGCCAGAGGCGTAGCAACAGGGCGACGCCCAAAAGCGCCAACACGAGTGCGACGTCACGTGACCCCAGGCGCGGCCTTGGCGCTGCGGGTGCTGGTACACCCTTCGCAGCACGCGAGAGGCGCGCCCCCAGCGTGGCCAGGGCTCCCGCTCCGGCCACTCCTACCAGCAGTGTTCCCCAAGGAAACACCGACTGAACTCAGGTGACGGCTTTGCGCAGGCGCTCGGCGTTGGTGATCAGTTCGCGTAGGGCCGCGTCCTGGCGGCGCGCGGCGTCTTCGATGCGCTGGGATGCACCCACCGCTTGCTCGATGCTGCGCGTCTGCTGCCGGTGCGACGCGTTCAGCTGATTGACCATGTGGCTGATGCTCTCGATGGCCTGAGTGATCTGTCGCCCACCGCGCGCCTGCTCTTGGCTCGAGCGTTCCACTTGCTGGCTGATGGCGCGCATCTTTTCGCTGCTCTTCATGATCAGCTCGCTGCCTCGTGCCTGCTGCGCAGTCGCCGCGGCGATCTGCTGCACCGTCTCGGCGATGCGTCCAATGGCATCTGTGACCTGCTTGCTGCCCTTGGCCTGCTCCACCGTTGCTCGTGCGATGGCGCGCACCATGTTCGTGCTCTTCTGTGAGCTCTCCAAGATCTTCTTCAGCGCGCGCTCGGCTTCGTTCGACACTTCGACGCCGCGATCGACGTTCTGAGCGCCGCGCTCCACCGCTTGGATCGCGTTCCGGCTCTCGGCTTGGATCGTCTTGATCAGGTCTGCGATCTCTTTGGTGCTGGCACCCGCTCGCTCGGCCAGGTCCTTGATCTCGTCGGCGACGACGGCAAAGCCCTTGCCGTGCTCGCCGGCTTGGGCGGCGATGATGGCGGCATTGAGCGCCAGCAAGTTGGTCTGCTCCGCCACCTCGTCGATCACGTTCAAGATCTGCCCGATCGCGTCGATGCGCGAACCCAGGTTGGAGATGACCGCTACGGCCTCCTGGCTGCTCTCTTTGATGCGGTAAATCTCACCAATCGTCTTCAAGATCGACTCGGCGCCGCGTTCGGCGTCTTGAGCCACCTCTTCCGACAAGCGCGCCGTCTCGTTGGCGTTGGACTGCACTTGGTCGATGGAGACATCCATCTCGTTCATGCTCGAGCTGGTCTCTTCCGCAGTGAGAGACAGCGCGTCGACGTTCTTGGCGACCTCTTTGATGGAAAACGCCATCTCTTCGATGGACGCCACGGACTCGCGGACGCTCGAAGCGAGCTCCACGATGTTCTCCGCCACTTCGTCGTTGGTGGCGGTCATCTCCAGGATGGACGAGCTGGACTCCTCGGCGCTAGCGGCCAGTACTTCCACGTGCTGTGCGATCTCCCGCAGGGAGTTGGTCATGGCCTTGACCGTGCGCGTCGCCTCTTCGCTGGATTCCAGCTGCGCCGCGATGCCGTCGGTCAGTCCGCGTAGGCTCTCGTTCACCGAACGGCTCGCGTCGTCGACCGCACCCGAACGCTCCTCGTCGCGCTGGGACAGCTCGTTCAACGCTGCAAGGACTTCGTCCAGCTCACCGTAGACACGCCTGAGCGCTTCACTGGCCTCCGTCGGTGCCTCGGGGCGCTTGCCCTCGAGGAGCTTGCGGATGCTGGTGATCAGCGGCTCGTAGCTCTCGCTGGTTCCGCCCCCGAAGATCACCGCTGCAATACCGGCCGCCGCCATCAGGCCAACGGCAAGGGCATCGGCCTTCATGCCCGCGATCACGACGACTGCAAGGGCGACGATGCCCACGAGGGCGAACACTTGGCGCTGGGACAGGCGATTCATGGGCCGTGTGCTCGACCGCCACAGACCCCCGGGCGCGTGAGCCCGCCGAGGTTACTTTTCCCGTCGCCCTGGGAACAAGCCCATTGTCAGTACGTCAGCGGGGATTCGGCCGCTCTGACCCCTGAGGCGCGCAGCGTTTTCGCGCGCACAGACCCGGCTTGGGCGGC is from Polyangiaceae bacterium and encodes:
- a CDS encoding methyl-accepting chemotaxis protein, yielding MNRLSQRQVFALVGIVALAVVVIAGMKADALAVGLMAAAGIAAVIFGGGTSESYEPLITSIRKLLEGKRPEAPTEASEALRRVYGELDEVLAALNELSQRDEERSGAVDDASRSVNESLRGLTDGIAAQLESSEEATRTVKAMTNSLREIAQHVEVLAASAEESSSSILEMTATNDEVAENIVELASSVRESVASIEEMAFSIKEVAKNVDALSLTAEETSSSMNEMDVSIDQVQSNANETARLSEEVAQDAERGAESILKTIGEIYRIKESSQEAVAVISNLGSRIDAIGQILNVIDEVAEQTNLLALNAAIIAAQAGEHGKGFAVVADEIKDLAERAGASTKEIADLIKTIQAESRNAIQAVERGAQNVDRGVEVSNEAERALKKILESSQKSTNMVRAIARATVEQAKGSKQVTDAIGRIAETVQQIAAATAQQARGSELIMKSSEKMRAISQQVERSSQEQARGGRQITQAIESISHMVNQLNASHRQQTRSIEQAVGASQRIEDAARRQDAALRELITNAERLRKAVT